Proteins encoded by one window of Rubrobacter indicoceani:
- a CDS encoding 3-hydroxybutyrate dehydrogenase, with amino-acid sequence MFGHFGDKIGRKAMLVTTLLIMGVAAFMIGLLPTYEQIGVLAPILLVLLRVFQSFGVGGEWGGAVLMAVEHSPPGRRGFYGSWPQMGVPAGLLLGTGVMYLFATLPEEAFLAWGWRVPFLFSIVLVGVGLYIRLAIEESPVFQRVRQTDATARMPIVDVLRTYPRSVLIAIGLRFAENGAFYVFTVFVLTYVTTQLGLPNSLALLEVMIAVAIELFTIPFFGSLSDCLGRRPVYLFGAGATLLFAFPFFWFVNTGVGVFIWLAIVLALVEHAAMYGTQGAFFSELFGIRARYSGASLGYQLASVFAGGLSPIIALTLLSWSGSYWPVALYRCFMALVTLAAVFFATEPSGTTSPTTTPKNSSLSPRARAQGSVSEALRTAYTAKQGKQARGPASAGLLTRGTRRGMTEMPMKMPTSVNLDLAGKTAFVTGAASGIGRACATRLAAAGAEVTVADVNGEKVRQAAEEIGASPIEVDLSDYKAVDSLGIEADILVNNAGIQHVAAVEDFDPERFSFMMRLMLETPFRLAHQALPGMYGSGWGRVINISSVHGLRASPFKSAYIAAKHGLEGLSKVIALEGGPKGVTSNCICPAYVRTPLVEGQIADQARTRGISEKDVIEKVMLTGPAIKRLVEPEEVAEMVAFLCTDAASFITGAALTMDGAATAQW; translated from the coding sequence ATCTTCGGACACTTCGGAGATAAGATAGGTCGCAAGGCGATGCTCGTTACGACGTTGCTCATCATGGGCGTTGCGGCGTTCATGATCGGTCTGCTGCCGACCTACGAGCAGATCGGGGTGCTCGCCCCCATACTGCTGGTCCTGCTTCGAGTCTTCCAAAGCTTCGGGGTCGGCGGTGAGTGGGGCGGAGCCGTCCTTATGGCCGTCGAGCACTCCCCGCCCGGCAGGCGCGGTTTCTACGGCAGCTGGCCGCAGATGGGCGTTCCGGCGGGCCTGCTCCTCGGGACGGGCGTGATGTACCTTTTCGCTACGCTCCCCGAGGAAGCGTTTCTCGCCTGGGGCTGGCGCGTCCCGTTTCTTTTCTCGATAGTTCTGGTCGGGGTCGGCCTCTACATCCGGCTCGCGATAGAAGAGTCGCCCGTCTTCCAGCGGGTCAGGCAGACCGACGCCACCGCCCGGATGCCGATCGTAGACGTGCTCAGGACGTACCCGAGGTCCGTCCTTATAGCTATTGGCCTGCGCTTTGCGGAGAACGGCGCGTTCTACGTGTTCACCGTCTTTGTCCTGACGTACGTAACGACGCAGCTCGGGCTCCCCAACTCGCTTGCGCTGCTCGAGGTCATGATCGCCGTCGCCATCGAGCTCTTCACCATCCCGTTTTTCGGGTCGCTCTCCGACTGCCTCGGACGCAGGCCGGTCTACCTTTTCGGGGCGGGCGCGACGCTGCTCTTCGCCTTCCCGTTTTTCTGGTTTGTCAACACCGGGGTCGGGGTCTTTATCTGGCTCGCCATCGTGCTTGCGCTTGTGGAACACGCGGCGATGTATGGAACTCAAGGGGCGTTCTTCAGCGAGCTTTTCGGCATCCGGGCGAGGTATTCCGGAGCCTCTCTCGGGTATCAGTTGGCTTCGGTCTTTGCCGGGGGTCTGTCGCCTATCATCGCCCTCACGTTGCTCTCGTGGTCCGGGAGTTACTGGCCGGTCGCGCTGTACCGGTGCTTTATGGCCCTTGTAACGCTCGCCGCCGTTTTCTTTGCCACGGAACCTTCAGGAACGACATCTCCGACGACGACCCCGAAGAACAGCAGCTTATCGCCGAGAGCGAGGGCGCAGGGGTCCGTTAGCGAAGCACTCAGAACGGCCTATACTGCAAAACAGGGAAAACAGGCACGAGGCCCCGCCTCTGCGGGGCTTCTCACACGGGGAACAAGGAGGGGTATGACGGAGATGCCTATGAAGATGCCTACGAGTGTGAACCTCGACCTTGCAGGAAAGACCGCGTTCGTTACCGGGGCGGCGAGCGGGATCGGGAGGGCCTGCGCCACTCGGCTGGCGGCGGCCGGAGCGGAGGTTACGGTGGCCGACGTAAACGGGGAGAAAGTCCGTCAGGCGGCCGAGGAGATCGGAGCATCCCCGATCGAGGTCGACCTTTCGGATTACAAAGCGGTGGATTCTCTTGGTATCGAGGCCGACATCCTTGTAAACAATGCCGGTATCCAGCACGTTGCGGCGGTCGAGGACTTCGACCCGGAGCGGTTCTCGTTTATGATGCGTCTGATGCTCGAGACCCCGTTTCGCCTTGCGCACCAGGCGTTGCCCGGCATGTACGGGTCGGGCTGGGGCCGCGTCATAAATATCTCTTCGGTGCACGGTCTGCGGGCGAGCCCGTTCAAGTCGGCGTACATCGCGGCAAAGCACGGGCTGGAGGGTTTGTCCAAGGTCATCGCGCTCGAAGGCGGACCGAAGGGCGTGACAAGCAACTGCATCTGTCCGGCCTACGTAAGGACGCCTCTGGTGGAGGGGCAGATAGCGGATCAGGCCCGTACCCGCGGCATCTCCGAGAAGGACGTTATAGAGAAGGTGATGCTTACCGGCCCGGCTATAAAACGTCTCGTCGAGCCGGAGGAGGTCGCGGAGATGGTGGCCTTTCTCTGCACGGACGCGGCCTCGTTTATAACCGGGGCGGCCCTGACCATGGACGGCGCGGCGACGGCGCAGTGGTAG
- a CDS encoding acetoacetate--CoA ligase, producing MTEAKSDAKVLWEPSEEFRESSAIAKYMAWLNKHRAGDFVPDAAGYKSLWEWSVSDLDGFWSSVWDYFGVEASKPYEKVLGQREMPGAEWFPGATVNYAEHILRGAGARPEAAALVSFSEARGGLDGLQEVTWEELAEKVAACAAGLKSLGVQKGDRVVGYLPNVPEAIVAFLAVASLGAVWSGCSPDFGAGSVVDRFAQIEPKVLIACDGYRYGGRDFDRMSVVSRLQDEIPTLEKTILLPYLDPDAEPGSLSDAVLWGDMLEDNAGAALAFTPVAFDHPLWVLYSSGTTGLPKAIVQGHGGILVEHLKAVMLHMGASSEERFFWFTTTGWMMWNIVVGSLLSGSTALLYDGNPGYPDLGAVWKFAEKTRMTIFGTSASYLVGCMKAGIKPAEDYDISALKAVGSTGSPLPPEGFEWVYNEVGRDHRDFWLFSTSGGTDLCTAFVGGCALLPVRVGEIQAPSLGAKVQSFDENGVPRLGEVGELVVTEPMPSMPVFLWNDESGEKYLDSYFGMYPGIWRHGDWIRIHEDLSSVIYGRSDSTINRGGVRMGTAEIYSAVESVEEVADSLVVDIHRPDGSAYMPLFVVLEEWATLDESLKGKIKAEIRDRCSPRHTPDDIYRIEEVPRTLNGKKLEVPVKKILSGTPPAEAASKDSLANPGLLDDYVSLADRL from the coding sequence ATGACCGAAGCGAAGAGCGACGCGAAGGTGCTCTGGGAACCATCAGAGGAATTCCGGGAGTCCTCGGCGATCGCGAAGTACATGGCGTGGCTGAACAAGCACCGCGCCGGGGATTTCGTCCCGGACGCGGCGGGCTACAAGTCGCTCTGGGAGTGGTCGGTTTCGGACCTCGACGGCTTCTGGTCGAGCGTCTGGGACTATTTCGGGGTGGAGGCGAGCAAGCCCTACGAGAAGGTACTCGGGCAGCGGGAGATGCCGGGGGCGGAGTGGTTTCCCGGGGCGACCGTAAACTACGCCGAGCACATCCTGCGCGGAGCCGGGGCGAGGCCGGAGGCCGCGGCCCTTGTCTCGTTCTCCGAGGCGCGGGGCGGCCTCGACGGGCTGCAGGAGGTTACGTGGGAGGAGCTGGCGGAGAAAGTCGCGGCTTGCGCGGCGGGGTTGAAGTCGCTCGGGGTGCAGAAGGGTGACCGGGTCGTCGGGTACCTGCCGAACGTCCCCGAGGCGATAGTCGCTTTTCTCGCGGTGGCTTCGCTCGGGGCTGTCTGGTCGGGCTGTTCGCCGGACTTCGGGGCGGGGAGCGTGGTGGACCGGTTCGCCCAGATCGAGCCGAAGGTCCTTATCGCCTGCGACGGATACCGCTACGGCGGGCGCGACTTCGACCGGATGAGCGTCGTCAGCCGGCTTCAGGATGAGATCCCGACCCTTGAGAAAACCATCCTTCTGCCGTACCTAGACCCGGACGCCGAGCCGGGCTCCCTGAGCGATGCGGTGCTCTGGGGCGACATGCTCGAAGACAACGCCGGGGCCGCGCTTGCGTTTACGCCGGTTGCTTTTGACCACCCGCTCTGGGTTCTCTATTCGTCCGGGACGACGGGCCTTCCGAAGGCCATCGTGCAGGGACACGGCGGCATCCTGGTAGAGCATCTGAAGGCCGTGATGCTCCACATGGGGGCGTCGTCCGAAGAGCGGTTCTTCTGGTTTACGACCACCGGCTGGATGATGTGGAACATCGTTGTCGGGAGCCTTCTCTCCGGCTCGACCGCGCTTCTCTACGACGGGAACCCCGGCTACCCCGACCTCGGGGCGGTGTGGAAGTTCGCCGAGAAGACGCGCATGACCATCTTCGGCACCAGCGCGAGCTACCTCGTGGGCTGCATGAAGGCCGGGATAAAACCCGCCGAAGACTACGACATCTCCGCCCTCAAAGCCGTCGGCTCGACGGGTTCGCCCCTGCCTCCCGAAGGCTTCGAGTGGGTCTACAACGAAGTCGGCCGGGACCACCGCGACTTCTGGCTTTTCTCGACAAGCGGCGGGACGGACCTGTGTACGGCGTTTGTCGGCGGGTGCGCGCTGCTCCCGGTGCGGGTCGGGGAGATCCAGGCCCCGTCGCTCGGGGCCAAGGTCCAGTCATTCGACGAGAACGGCGTTCCCCGCCTCGGGGAGGTCGGGGAGCTTGTCGTCACCGAGCCGATGCCCTCCATGCCGGTCTTTCTGTGGAACGACGAGTCGGGGGAGAAATATCTGGACAGCTACTTCGGCATGTATCCGGGGATCTGGCGGCACGGAGACTGGATCAGGATCCACGAAGACCTGTCGAGCGTGATCTACGGTCGGAGCGACTCCACGATAAACCGGGGCGGCGTGAGGATGGGTACGGCGGAGATCTACTCGGCGGTCGAGTCGGTCGAGGAGGTAGCCGACAGCCTTGTCGTAGACATCCACCGTCCCGACGGGTCGGCGTACATGCCGCTCTTCGTCGTCCTTGAAGAGTGGGCGACGCTGGACGAAAGCCTGAAGGGGAAGATCAAGGCCGAGATCCGGGACCGCTGCTCCCCCCGGCATACGCCCGACGATATCTACAGGATAGAAGAAGTCCCGCGCACCCTGAACGGCAAGAAGCTCGAAGTCCCGGTGAAGAAGATACTCTCCGGCACCCCGCCCGCAGAGGCCGCGAGCAAGGATTCTCTGGCGAACCCGGGGCTGCTGGATGATTACGTCTCGCTCGCCGACAGGCTGTAG
- a CDS encoding MFS transporter, producing MSGASSAASREAPEGAITKVALTSLAGASIEWYDFFIYATAAALVFPTIFFADTMPPLVAQIAAFSTFAVGFIARPVGGAVFGHFGDKVGRKKALVVALLMMGIATTMIGLLPTYAAIGFFAPLALVVLRFIQGLAIGGQWGGAVLLATESAPSNKRGFYGSFAQVGVPVGVILANLVFLIITAITAPEFFLAWGWRIPFLFSIALVGVGLYIQLKLEDTPAFRHLAEVKQQRDEETAQRKAREQNKSIEEVRAEIAAERQGSPVVEAFRTYPKQIALAAGAFVAVNGNFYIFISFIIAYATNPEILGMEQSTVLAAVLIASIFQIPALLVAAAISDRLGRRGIYMAGAALLGIWAFAFWPLVNTGSFVLIMVALIVGQAFLSMMYGPQAAFFAEIFSTKVRYSGASLGYQIGSIFGGAFAPIIATALLAQFAGSSFPVSVYMAILCAVSFISVYLLTETYQTDVDDAQESASREPNAARGGGPSGEPVA from the coding sequence ATGTCGGGAGCCAGTTCGGCGGCGAGTCGGGAAGCACCGGAGGGGGCCATCACGAAGGTGGCATTGACCAGCCTCGCCGGAGCAAGCATCGAGTGGTACGACTTTTTCATCTATGCAACGGCGGCGGCGCTTGTCTTTCCGACGATCTTCTTCGCCGATACGATGCCGCCGCTGGTCGCCCAGATAGCGGCCTTCAGCACGTTTGCGGTCGGGTTTATAGCCCGCCCGGTCGGTGGGGCGGTCTTCGGCCACTTCGGGGACAAGGTCGGACGAAAAAAGGCGCTGGTCGTTGCGCTGCTGATGATGGGCATCGCGACTACGATGATCGGCCTTCTGCCGACCTACGCGGCCATCGGGTTCTTTGCGCCGCTTGCGCTGGTGGTCCTGCGCTTCATTCAGGGGCTTGCCATCGGCGGGCAGTGGGGCGGGGCGGTCCTGCTCGCTACCGAGAGCGCGCCGAGCAACAAGCGCGGTTTCTACGGGAGCTTCGCGCAGGTCGGGGTTCCGGTCGGGGTTATCCTCGCGAACCTTGTCTTCCTGATCATCACCGCCATCACCGCTCCGGAGTTCTTTCTTGCGTGGGGCTGGCGGATTCCGTTTCTCTTCTCCATCGCCCTTGTCGGGGTCGGGCTGTATATACAGCTGAAGCTGGAGGACACACCGGCTTTCCGCCACCTGGCCGAAGTAAAGCAGCAGCGCGATGAGGAGACGGCGCAGCGCAAGGCCCGCGAGCAGAACAAGAGCATCGAGGAGGTCCGGGCCGAGATAGCCGCCGAACGTCAGGGTTCGCCCGTTGTCGAGGCGTTCAGGACGTACCCGAAGCAGATAGCCCTCGCCGCCGGAGCGTTCGTCGCGGTGAACGGCAACTTCTACATCTTTATCTCGTTTATCATTGCCTACGCGACCAACCCGGAGATACTTGGGATGGAGCAGAGCACGGTGCTGGCCGCCGTCTTGATAGCGAGCATCTTCCAGATCCCGGCCCTTCTCGTCGCAGCCGCGATCTCCGACAGGCTCGGCAGGCGCGGGATCTACATGGCCGGGGCGGCGCTGCTCGGGATCTGGGCCTTTGCCTTCTGGCCGCTCGTGAACACCGGCTCGTTTGTCCTTATCATGGTGGCCCTTATCGTCGGTCAGGCGTTCTTGAGCATGATGTACGGGCCGCAGGCCGCGTTCTTCGCCGAGATATTCAGCACGAAGGTCAGGTACTCCGGGGCGTCGCTCGGGTATCAGATCGGCTCTATTTTCGGCGGTGCGTTCGCCCCGATCATCGCGACGGCTCTTCTGGCCCAGTTTGCCGGTTCGTCGTTTCCGGTCTCGGTCTACATGGCGATTCTCTGCGCCGTTTCGTTTATCTCTGTCTACCTGCTGACCGAGACCTACCAGACCGATGTGGACGATGCGCAGGAATCGGCCTCGCGTGAGCCGAACGCTGCAAGGGGCGGCGGACCGAGCGGTGAACCCGTCGCGTAG
- a CDS encoding enoyl-CoA hydratase/isomerase family protein, giving the protein MPETIAYEKRNGVAHITLNRPKRLNAFNGLMHEELYAVLDDSENDESVRAVVLRGEGRGFSAGADLSSFDEEIEENTPDLGQYLRDTYTRAILKMTRMEKPIIGAVHGPVYGAGFGMALACDVRIAAESAKFSVAFIRIGLMPDAGVSFFLPRIVGLGRAMQMSMTGDPMEANEALTTGLVTKVVSDEELITEATKFAEHLATLPTKAMGKIKASLYRSFESDLETALETEAVGQTFCGYTEDHKEGVAAFAEKRQATFTGK; this is encoded by the coding sequence ATGCCCGAAACCATCGCATACGAAAAACGGAACGGCGTCGCCCACATCACCCTGAACCGCCCGAAACGACTGAACGCCTTCAACGGCCTGATGCACGAAGAACTCTACGCCGTCCTCGATGATTCCGAAAACGACGAGTCCGTGCGCGCCGTCGTGCTGCGCGGCGAGGGGCGGGGCTTCTCCGCCGGGGCCGACCTTTCGAGCTTCGACGAGGAGATAGAGGAGAACACCCCCGACCTCGGGCAGTACCTCCGCGACACGTACACCCGCGCCATACTGAAGATGACGCGGATGGAGAAACCGATAATCGGGGCCGTACACGGTCCGGTCTACGGGGCGGGGTTCGGGATGGCCCTGGCCTGCGACGTGCGAATTGCCGCCGAAAGCGCGAAGTTCAGCGTCGCTTTTATCAGGATCGGCCTGATGCCCGACGCCGGCGTGTCGTTTTTTCTGCCGCGCATCGTCGGCCTGGGACGAGCCATGCAGATGTCCATGACCGGCGACCCGATGGAGGCCAACGAAGCCCTGACAACCGGCCTCGTAACCAAAGTCGTCTCCGACGAAGAACTTATAACGGAAGCGACGAAGTTCGCCGAGCACCTCGCGACGCTCCCGACGAAAGCTATGGGGAAGATCAAAGCCTCCCTCTACAGAAGCTTCGAGTCCGACCTTGAAACGGCCCTTGAAACCGAGGCTGTCGGGCAGACGTTCTGCGGCTACACGGAGGACCACAAGGAGGGCGTCGCGGCGTTTGCCGAGAAGCGTCAGGCGACCTTCACCGGGAAGTAG
- a CDS encoding GNAT family N-acetyltransferase, producing the protein MRIRPATLDDIPAVVAIYNATVPGRMVTADLEPTTVETRRLWLTNRDENHPVWVMDDGGEVAAWLSFEVWHSRAAYWQTAEVSVYVSEGYRRQNTARTMLEAAIAEAPDLGFKTLVAGIFGHNTPSLRLFESFGFEKWAHYPNVAELDGVERDYVAMGLRVVP; encoded by the coding sequence TTGAGAATCCGTCCTGCGACGTTGGACGACATCCCGGCGGTAGTAGCCATCTACAACGCCACCGTACCGGGGCGCATGGTAACGGCCGACCTGGAGCCGACGACGGTCGAAACCCGCCGCCTGTGGCTTACGAACCGTGATGAAAACCACCCCGTCTGGGTGATGGACGACGGGGGCGAGGTGGCGGCGTGGCTCTCCTTCGAGGTGTGGCACAGTCGGGCGGCGTACTGGCAGACCGCCGAGGTCAGCGTCTATGTCTCGGAGGGTTACAGACGGCAGAACACGGCCCGGACGATGCTCGAAGCCGCTATCGCGGAGGCTCCTGACCTGGGCTTCAAGACGCTTGTGGCCGGGATCTTCGGCCACAACACCCCGAGCCTCCGGCTCTTTGAATCGTTTGGCTTCGAGAAATGGGCGCACTACCCGAACGTTGCGGAACTCGACGGGGTCGAGCGCGACTACGTGGCGATGGGGCTCCGGGTTGTCCCGTAA
- a CDS encoding 2-phosphosulfolactate phosphatase yields the protein MKKLSVMMTRREIVPGMLEGSVAVVLDVILATTTLTTIVENGARRVFVADTLEDVERLAEPLDPAATLRGGEQEGHSVPGYDLGPLPQEYSPEVVAGKDVIFLTTNGTKALAAAHEADQIIVGCMRNAPAVARYLDSLDTGKVHLVCAGSRGKFSFEDFAGAAEIISHMNLEDCFLGDSALLAREFHETHKNDPLDTITTGRVGRMFDHRMPEVCRFTADVGASTTVPELKDEYLHITAEVGEARAS from the coding sequence GTGAAGAAGCTCAGCGTGATGATGACGCGGCGCGAAATAGTACCGGGGATGCTCGAAGGCTCCGTCGCCGTTGTTCTAGATGTGATCCTTGCAACGACCACCCTGACGACCATAGTCGAGAACGGCGCACGCCGGGTCTTTGTCGCGGACACGCTCGAAGATGTCGAACGCCTCGCCGAACCGCTCGACCCGGCCGCTACGCTGCGCGGTGGCGAACAGGAAGGACACTCCGTCCCCGGCTACGATCTCGGCCCGCTCCCGCAGGAATACTCGCCGGAAGTCGTGGCAGGCAAGGACGTGATCTTCCTGACCACCAACGGCACGAAAGCTCTGGCGGCGGCGCACGAGGCGGATCAGATCATCGTCGGCTGTATGCGCAACGCGCCCGCCGTCGCCCGATACCTCGACTCACTCGACACCGGGAAGGTCCACCTCGTCTGCGCCGGCAGCCGGGGCAAGTTCAGCTTCGAGGACTTCGCCGGAGCCGCGGAGATCATCTCCCACATGAACCTCGAAGACTGCTTTCTCGGCGACTCGGCCCTCCTGGCCCGCGAGTTCCACGAAACCCATAAAAACGACCCGCTCGATACCATAACGACCGGACGAGTCGGACGGATGTTCGACCACCGCATGCCCGAAGTCTGCCGCTTTACCGCCGACGTCGGAGCCAGCACCACCGTCCCCGAACTCAAGGACGAATACCTTCACATCACCGCAGAGGTCGGAGAAGCCCGAGCCTCCTGA
- a CDS encoding phosphotransferase family protein, which yields MSEENNNPAGTIEIRDGEDFDIRAVHEKLRAEVEDLPDGELEVRQFPSGASNLTYLLRIEDWEGVLRRPPLGKIPPKAHDMGREAGILRRINPVYPLAPKPYFFTNDEGIIGAPFYVMERRKGVVLDDSWPDGVEPSPELCRGLSETLVDTLVELHAVDIEEAGLTDLGRPEGFLERQAKGWVGRYEKARTSDYAEEKPLVLWLMKDIPESPEPTIIHNDFKLNNLILAPDDPTSVIAVVDWEMTTTGDPLFDLAVSMTYWARHDDPEGLQKVLPTVVSTSPDFYTRDEMMERYAEKSGRDLSEMRWHIVFGYFKLAVILQQIYARYHAGQTRDERFRDFDRRVANLIVHAHGLTDE from the coding sequence ATGTCAGAAGAAAATAACAATCCCGCCGGGACCATCGAGATCCGGGACGGCGAGGACTTCGATATCCGGGCCGTTCACGAGAAGCTCCGGGCCGAGGTAGAAGACCTCCCGGACGGGGAGCTGGAGGTGCGGCAGTTTCCGTCCGGGGCGTCGAACCTGACGTACCTGCTTCGGATAGAGGACTGGGAAGGGGTCTTGCGAAGGCCGCCGCTCGGGAAGATCCCCCCGAAGGCCCACGATATGGGGCGGGAGGCGGGGATACTCCGGCGCATCAACCCGGTCTATCCGCTTGCTCCGAAACCGTACTTCTTCACGAACGATGAGGGGATCATCGGCGCGCCGTTCTACGTAATGGAGCGGCGAAAGGGCGTCGTTCTTGACGATTCGTGGCCGGATGGCGTAGAGCCGTCGCCGGAGCTTTGCCGGGGGTTGTCCGAGACGCTCGTGGATACGCTCGTCGAGCTTCACGCCGTGGACATAGAGGAGGCCGGGCTGACCGACCTCGGGAGGCCGGAGGGCTTTCTGGAGCGGCAGGCGAAGGGCTGGGTCGGGCGGTACGAGAAGGCCAGGACAAGCGATTATGCGGAGGAGAAGCCGCTTGTTCTGTGGCTGATGAAAGACATCCCCGAAAGCCCGGAGCCGACCATCATCCACAACGACTTCAAGTTGAACAACCTTATCCTCGCCCCCGACGACCCGACGAGCGTTATCGCGGTCGTGGACTGGGAGATGACGACGACGGGCGATCCGCTTTTCGACCTCGCCGTTTCGATGACCTACTGGGCGCGCCACGACGACCCGGAGGGGCTGCAGAAGGTCCTGCCGACCGTTGTATCCACCTCGCCGGACTTCTACACCCGGGACGAGATGATGGAGCGGTACGCCGAAAAAAGCGGGCGCGACCTCTCAGAGATGCGGTGGCACATCGTCTTCGGGTACTTCAAGCTCGCCGTTATCCTGCAGCAGATCTACGCCCGCTACCACGCCGGGCAGACAAGGGACGAGCGTTTCAGGGACTTCGACAGGCGCGTTGCGAACCTGATCGTCCACGCCCACGGCCTGACGGACGAGTAG
- the fabG gene encoding 3-oxoacyl-ACP reductase FabG — protein sequence MGRLEQRVALVTGAGQGIGLATAERFAREGARVCLADTNSEVAAQEASRMVDSGADAFGIRMDVTSRLEVEGVVERVVGRFGRLDILVNNAGITRDELIHRMSDDDWRSVLNVHLTGTFLCSRAAQKYMVENEYGRIINLSSVSALGRRGQANYAAAKAGLQGFTKTLAIELGPYGVTVNAVAPGFIETEMTRRTAERMGLSFEELVNAATEEIPLGKSGKPEDVAAAILFFATEEASFVSGQVLYVAGGPKS from the coding sequence GTGGGACGGCTGGAGCAGAGGGTCGCGCTTGTAACGGGGGCGGGGCAGGGGATAGGGCTTGCAACGGCGGAGCGGTTTGCGCGGGAGGGTGCGCGGGTCTGCCTGGCGGACACGAACAGCGAGGTCGCCGCTCAGGAAGCCTCGCGGATGGTCGACTCCGGGGCGGATGCGTTTGGGATCAGGATGGACGTAACCAGCCGTCTCGAGGTCGAGGGGGTCGTTGAGAGGGTTGTCGGGCGGTTCGGGCGGCTCGATATCCTGGTGAACAACGCTGGGATCACCCGCGACGAACTTATACACCGCATGTCCGACGATGACTGGAGAAGCGTCCTGAACGTTCACCTGACGGGTACTTTCCTCTGTTCGCGGGCGGCCCAGAAGTACATGGTCGAGAACGAGTACGGGCGCATCATCAACCTGTCGAGCGTCTCTGCGCTCGGTCGGCGCGGCCAGGCGAACTACGCCGCCGCCAAAGCCGGGCTTCAGGGCTTTACAAAGACGCTCGCCATCGAGCTCGGTCCGTACGGCGTAACGGTGAACGCGGTCGCGCCGGGCTTTATCGAGACGGAGATGACCCGCAGGACCGCCGAGCGGATGGGCCTGTCGTTCGAGGAACTGGTCAACGCCGCGACGGAGGAGATACCGCTCGGCAAAAGCGGGAAGCCGGAGGACGTGGCGGCGGCCATCCTTTTCTTTGCCACCGAGGAAGCGTCTTTCGTGAGCGGTCAGGTTCTTTACGTGGCGGGCGGTCCGAAGAGCTAG